DNA from Pseudomonadota bacterium:
CCCCGCAAGGTTAATGGATTGCATAATTAATCGGCAATCTTTTTCGGCCTCGGCGTTAGTCATCAGCCCTGAAATGACCGGGAAATCAAGATCCTCTCCATTGGCAACCTTCGCGAACACTACTCCTTTGCGGTCGGTGTAATACAGGTTTCCCCACTGCTCGATCATTGCCACAGGGACTCTTTCCGTTACTGTCAATTCAAGGCTGCTCGGCCAGTCTTTACTAATTATCACACTTTCAATCCAGCCGTTTCGGCATAACTTCTGCTGGACCGCATCAGCATCGAGAGCGAGAATATTTGTATGAATATTGATTCCACTGGCCTCAAGAATTTCTTCCTTTGAAATCTTCCCGCCGCCCTGTATATTAATTGACGTCACCCTGAAGAATTCCGAATTTGAGAAATATGCATACAAGACATGATTTGTCCCGGCAATCACACTTCCTCCGAAAACCACTAAAAGAACATACTTCAGTATTTTCTTTCTCACCCCGTGATAATCTTTGGGTTTTATCCGTTTTGTAATAATTTTACTGATCATCCCAAATATCCACTTCCGGTTCAAGCCTTACTCCGGACATTGCCAGCACCTTTTCCTGCACATGCCGCATGAGCTTGATAATATCCCTGGTTGTTGCCTTTCCGCTATTAATGATGAAGTTTGCATGCTTTTCGGAAACCTGCGCCCCGCCGAACGATACGCCCTTTAGCCCGGCCTTTTCTATTAAATAACCCGCCGCCTGGGTTGGGGGATTCTTGAAAAACGAGCCGGCGCTTGCCACCCCCTGGGGTTGGCTTTCTCGGCGCTGACGCTGAAACCGTCTGCACTCTTCATCAATGTGCCTTCTTTGCCCCTTCACCAATGCGAAAGTGCCGGCTACCACTATTTCGTCTTTTCGTCCCCAACCCCTGTATTGAAAAACAACATCCTTTCTTCGCAGCTCTTTAACTGCTCCGGATGCCTCGATTATTGTCACCGTCGCCAAAACGTCAGAAACTTCCTTACCATGCGCCCCGGCATTCATGACAATTGCACCGCCCACAGTCCCGGGTATTCCTGCAACAAATTCCAGCCCGGATAATTCTTTCTCGCTGGTCCAAGTCAGAAGCTTTGCCAGAGAAGCGCCTGCTTCCGCACGAACCAACCGACGATCATTATCGGCCAGCATCGTAATGGCTGACAACTCCTGTCCCAGGATTATCACAACTCCATCATAGCCGCGGTCGGGAACCAGGATATTACTGCCCCTGCCGATGACTCTCCAGTTTATGCCGTTTTCGCCCAGGGCTCTGATAAGTCCGGCGAGGGCTTCAATATCTT
Protein-coding regions in this window:
- a CDS encoding FtsQ-type POTRA domain-containing protein, producing the protein MISKIITKRIKPKDYHGVRKKILKYVLLVVFGGSVIAGTNHVLYAYFSNSEFFRVTSINIQGGGKISKEEILEASGINIHTNILALDADAVQQKLCRNGWIESVIISKDWPSSLELTVTERVPVAMIEQWGNLYYTDRKGVVFAKVANGEDLDFPVISGLMTNAEAEKDCRLIMQSINLAGLKTALSLIDYSRVINSALPRQNISQIHVTATDEIQLFLANKPFPIYLKSNDINTQYHRLAKVLDWLYRKKEFEKTAYIYVGYNGDKVLVGKTNA
- the murB gene encoding UDP-N-acetylmuramate dehydrogenase; translation: MIALKKADSGMNVQGFNKQFFCEIWKGRVEWDHPLASYATLNVGGPAKAVVFPEDIEALAGLIRALGENGINWRVIGRGSNILVPDRGYDGVVIILGQELSAITMLADNDRRLVRAEAGASLAKLLTWTSEKELSGLEFVAGIPGTVGGAIVMNAGAHGKEVSDVLATVTIIEASGAVKELRRKDVVFQYRGWGRKDEIVVAGTFALVKGQRRHIDEECRRFQRQRRESQPQGVASAGSFFKNPPTQAAGYLIEKAGLKGVSFGGAQVSEKHANFIINSGKATTRDIIKLMRHVQEKVLAMSGVRLEPEVDIWDDQ